A genomic region of Desulfosarcina ovata subsp. ovata contains the following coding sequences:
- a CDS encoding CHASE2 domain-containing protein, with protein sequence MAFRQPVAFYCICLGVGFVGVLASMVPVFSDAEESLGLDLLYQLRGTEQSRANVAIVAIDKESAGALDLPLRASKWPRQLHARLLERLTVWQAAVIAFDLFFYEPKEEAGDRILASAMERAGNVVLTQAIDRQTLSLPVSAGGRAAHVNIERMLSTLPILADAAVGQAPFPLPKVPVKLNQFWCFWPGSGNVPTTPVVALHVYAGEVFIDFIHLLREVDAVAAETLLVPETGAADVRRMIGLIQPLRNLFANDATLASRALERLARYSPQTLSADAMQLMRAMIRLYATESSRYLNFYGPPGTVRTIPYHCLVSPAGSGCDDDEAALLNGAAVFVGQTASNWIETHDSFYTAFSGKSGKDISGVEIAATALANLLEDKAVYPLAPFVNVLLLVGWGVLVALTGLHFTTAVSAAGLLLINGIYLCLACFQFRAGGIWYPLVVPMLVQTPTALIAGLIWKYRKVNIDRANIREAFGHYLPDEVVDRLSANLKELSLGGKVFYGVCLFTDAQNYTALSERLDPGRLTELMNRYYEVIFKPIKAHGGLVLQVVGDSVMALWSAPEPRPELSRAACRAAREVSAAVDDFNRQAGDKAMPTRIGMHAGEMLLGNIGAMDHYEYRPVGDIVNTASRVEGLNKFLGTHLLATREAMGAETDRMSRLVGWFVFKGKSRPVQVYELLDADSFSLEQQALTYRHFEAGLDAFGQRRWDAALKRFDLALQIDASDGPSRYYRRYCQVYREQPPDEAWDGAMHLEQK encoded by the coding sequence ATGGCCTTTCGGCAACCGGTAGCTTTTTATTGTATTTGCCTGGGTGTCGGATTCGTGGGTGTGCTTGCCAGCATGGTGCCCGTATTTTCGGATGCCGAAGAGAGTCTCGGCCTGGATCTGCTCTATCAGCTGCGCGGAACGGAGCAGAGCCGCGCCAATGTGGCCATTGTGGCCATCGATAAAGAATCGGCCGGTGCCCTGGATCTTCCTTTGCGAGCCAGCAAATGGCCGCGGCAGCTGCATGCCCGGTTGCTGGAGCGGCTGACGGTCTGGCAGGCGGCGGTGATTGCCTTCGACCTTTTCTTTTACGAACCCAAAGAAGAGGCCGGCGACCGGATCCTGGCCTCGGCCATGGAGAGGGCCGGCAATGTCGTTCTTACCCAAGCCATTGACAGGCAAACCCTGTCGCTTCCCGTTAGCGCCGGCGGCCGCGCGGCCCATGTGAATATCGAACGGATGCTGTCAACCCTTCCCATTCTGGCCGATGCAGCCGTCGGGCAGGCCCCGTTTCCGCTGCCGAAGGTACCCGTCAAATTAAATCAGTTCTGGTGCTTTTGGCCCGGATCCGGAAACGTACCCACAACGCCCGTGGTGGCCTTGCACGTTTACGCCGGGGAGGTTTTTATCGATTTCATCCACCTGCTCCGGGAGGTGGATGCGGTCGCCGCCGAAACCCTTTTGGTCCCTGAAACGGGCGCCGCTGACGTGCGCCGGATGATTGGCCTGATCCAGCCCCTGCGCAACCTGTTTGCAAACGATGCCACCCTGGCGTCACGGGCCCTTGAACGGCTGGCCCGGTATTCACCGCAAACCCTGTCCGCCGACGCCATGCAATTGATGCGGGCGATGATCCGGTTATATGCAACCGAGAGCAGCCGCTATCTCAATTTTTACGGTCCGCCCGGAACCGTCAGAACCATCCCCTACCATTGCCTGGTGAGCCCGGCCGGTTCGGGTTGCGACGATGACGAGGCGGCCCTGCTCAACGGCGCGGCGGTTTTTGTCGGCCAAACGGCAAGCAATTGGATTGAGACCCATGACAGTTTTTACACGGCCTTTTCCGGAAAGTCGGGCAAGGACATCAGCGGGGTCGAGATTGCCGCCACGGCCTTGGCCAATCTGCTTGAGGACAAGGCGGTTTATCCCTTGGCCCCGTTTGTCAATGTGCTGTTGCTGGTCGGCTGGGGCGTGCTGGTTGCCCTGACCGGGTTGCATTTTACCACCGCTGTCTCCGCGGCGGGCCTGTTGCTGATCAACGGAATCTATCTTTGTCTGGCCTGTTTCCAGTTCAGGGCCGGCGGCATCTGGTACCCCCTGGTGGTGCCCATGCTGGTGCAAACGCCGACGGCACTGATTGCCGGCCTCATATGGAAGTACCGCAAGGTCAACATCGATCGCGCAAACATCCGTGAAGCATTCGGCCATTATCTTCCCGACGAGGTTGTCGACCGCCTTTCCGCCAACCTCAAGGAGCTGAGTCTCGGTGGAAAGGTGTTTTACGGGGTCTGCCTGTTCACCGACGCCCAGAATTACACGGCCCTTTCGGAACGGTTGGACCCCGGCCGCCTGACCGAACTGATGAACCGGTATTACGAGGTCATTTTCAAGCCCATCAAGGCTCACGGCGGGTTGGTGCTGCAGGTCGTGGGGGACTCGGTCATGGCCCTCTGGTCGGCACCGGAACCCCGGCCCGAGCTTTCCCGGGCGGCCTGCCGGGCGGCCCGGGAGGTCTCGGCGGCGGTGGACGACTTCAACCGGCAGGCGGGCGATAAGGCCATGCCGACCCGTATCGGCATGCATGCCGGCGAGATGCTGCTGGGCAACATCGGCGCCATGGATCACTACGAGTACCGACCGGTGGGCGATATCGTCAATACCGCGTCGCGCGTGGAGGGGCTGAACAAGTTTTTGGGCACCCATCTGCTGGCCACCCGTGAAGCCATGGGTGCGGAAACCGACCGCATGTCCCGTTTGGTGGGGTGGTTCGTCTTCAAAGGCAAGTCACGGCCCGTGCAGGTGTATGAGCTTTTGGATGCGGACAGTTTTTCCCTGGAACAACAGGCTCTGACGTATCGTCATTTTGAAGCGGGTCTGGATGCGTTCGGGCAGCGACGCTGGGATGCGGCGCTGAAACGTTTTGACCTGGCGCTTCAAATCGACGCCAGCGACGGGCCGTCGCGGTATTATCGCCGCTACTGCCAGGTGTATCGGGAGCAGCCACCGGACGAGGCATGGGATGGGGCCATGCATCTGGAGCAGAAATGA
- a CDS encoding (Fe-S)-binding protein has translation MLLKTFHLEIVNNHCMPGAMSVNGIARLDQDVGCALPYLNAVLGAIEYIKDPPTATFRTQGRLISVRSDQITVNAVQDREQAEKIIDWIRREINDAWQNRETITPRFKGIDRPQVVKVLKHLPHTNCGECRQPTCMVFALRLAEGAKSSDDCPHLKGESKTALDEYLGGFVFDD, from the coding sequence ATGCTTCTCAAAACTTTTCACCTGGAAATTGTCAACAACCACTGCATGCCCGGAGCCATGAGCGTCAACGGCATTGCCCGGCTGGATCAGGATGTGGGCTGTGCCCTGCCGTACTTAAATGCCGTGCTCGGTGCCATCGAATATATAAAAGACCCACCAACCGCCACGTTTCGCACCCAGGGACGCCTGATCTCCGTGCGGTCCGATCAGATCACGGTCAACGCTGTGCAGGATCGCGAGCAGGCCGAAAAAATTATCGATTGGATCCGCCGTGAAATCAACGACGCATGGCAAAACCGCGAAACCATCACCCCGCGCTTTAAAGGTATTGATCGCCCTCAGGTGGTGAAAGTATTAAAGCACCTGCCCCACACCAACTGCGGCGAATGCCGCCAACCGACCTGCATGGTATTTGCCCTCAGGCTAGCCGAAGGCGCCAAGAGTTCGGACGATTGCCCACACCTTAAGGGGGAATCCAAGACTGCTCTGGATGAGTACCTGGGCGGATTTGTTTTTGATGATTAA
- a CDS encoding universal stress protein has protein sequence MFNRILVASDLVATPDAPVLSAIGLARQQGSRIFLLHVMESASTENRHQVRHFATDETIHANPAYEATVAQALARTYGDHLAGLDHGIEVAAGFPWEAILQMAAAVDADLIVLGPHSTRARDKGVVRTAGRVGSTVENVITRETCPVMVVNRPAQPDQLRFRQVLVPIDFSRACECAVCFAARLAARHVSRLQVFHMLPVPPYPKYSHEDFIADSEKARKRLETLCSPYLEGIEHEYRVRAGSMPHLEILKSATETETDLIVLGSHTKEASGKWYPGSVVERVSYRAACPVMVINDPEVLIRWEGSVAPADDAADDHLIHVLTGRVSR, from the coding sequence ATGTTTAATCGAATTCTTGTCGCCAGCGATCTTGTCGCCACCCCTGACGCACCGGTACTGTCGGCCATTGGCCTGGCCCGGCAACAGGGCAGCCGGATTTTCCTGCTGCATGTCATGGAGTCCGCCTCAACAGAGAACCGTCATCAGGTGCGCCACTTCGCAACCGATGAAACGATTCATGCCAATCCGGCGTACGAGGCCACGGTGGCCCAGGCCCTGGCCCGAACCTACGGCGACCATCTGGCGGGCCTCGACCATGGCATCGAGGTGGCTGCCGGTTTTCCCTGGGAGGCGATCCTGCAGATGGCGGCGGCGGTCGATGCGGACCTGATCGTTTTGGGGCCCCATTCGACCCGCGCCAGGGACAAAGGCGTGGTACGAACCGCCGGCCGGGTCGGCTCCACGGTGGAAAACGTCATTACCCGCGAGACCTGTCCGGTAATGGTGGTCAACCGCCCGGCGCAGCCGGATCAGCTTCGATTCCGGCAGGTGCTCGTCCCCATCGACTTTTCACGGGCCTGTGAATGCGCCGTCTGCTTTGCCGCCCGGCTGGCTGCCCGGCACGTCAGTCGCCTGCAGGTGTTTCATATGCTTCCCGTGCCCCCGTACCCCAAATACAGCCATGAGGATTTCATCGCCGATTCGGAAAAAGCCCGCAAGCGGCTGGAAACGCTCTGTTCGCCCTACCTGGAAGGAATCGAGCACGAATACAGGGTACGGGCCGGTTCCATGCCGCACCTGGAAATTTTGAAATCCGCCACCGAAACCGAAACGGACCTGATCGTTCTGGGGTCCCACACCAAGGAGGCTTCGGGCAAATGGTATCCGGGAAGCGTGGTGGAACGCGTCAGCTACCGCGCGGCCTGTCCGGTGATGGTGATCAATGATCCCGAGGTGCTGATCCGCTGGGAGGGTTCCGTTGCACCGGCCGATGATGCGGCGGATGACCACCTGATCCATGTTCTTACCGGTCGGGTCTCCCGGTAG
- a CDS encoding AAA family ATPase, whose amino-acid sequence MSVNHQPAILEAMRQPEFYRHPVAALTRCETHIPTVFLTGQWVYKVKKPVDLGFLDFSTLEKRKACCDQEILLNRRLSSGVYRDVRPITRQGGRYALGGSGQVVEYAVAMRQLNEADAMHWQLAEGRFREAKLEPLVRRLVGFYENAAVSVTSTPVEALAWKENLDQVAAVTVPAQRSSFAFVRSASHSFFSRHSGLFEKRRLAGRIRDCHGDLRCDHIYFTDDGIQIIDCIEFSSQLRILDVICDLAFLVMDLAAHGFADLSRTLVRRYVELTDDLGALPLLDFYCCYRAMVRFKVSCLRLKEQGVPAAERKALQLAAADYLSMATGYAATFSRPTLWLVCGLPATGKSTVAAALAELWDIPVIRSDVVRKTIFADDRTAPGTAPFEKGIYSAQATEMTYREVLALAEELLKKGLSVIVDATFSRRMQRNCALRLAEAIQVTAVFVECRATESIIADRLRKRESEPSVSDARLIHLDAFLSRFEPFQPMANAKHIVVDTAVSPALSLRQIVLADALWDHPTRQGGPHV is encoded by the coding sequence ATGTCCGTCAACCATCAACCAGCGATCCTCGAAGCCATGCGCCAACCGGAATTCTATCGCCATCCGGTGGCTGCGCTGACCCGTTGCGAAACGCATATCCCCACGGTTTTTCTCACCGGTCAATGGGTCTACAAAGTCAAAAAGCCGGTGGATCTGGGATTTCTCGATTTTTCTACCCTGGAGAAACGCAAGGCCTGCTGCGACCAGGAAATCCTGTTGAATCGTCGCCTCTCCAGCGGTGTTTACCGGGATGTCCGGCCCATCACCCGCCAGGGTGGCCGCTACGCGCTCGGCGGATCGGGTCAGGTCGTGGAATACGCCGTTGCCATGCGCCAACTGAATGAGGCGGATGCCATGCACTGGCAGCTGGCGGAAGGCCGGTTTCGGGAAGCGAAGCTGGAGCCACTGGTTCGGCGTCTGGTTGGGTTTTACGAAAACGCCGCCGTCAGCGTTACCTCAACGCCGGTCGAAGCGTTGGCCTGGAAGGAGAACCTCGATCAGGTGGCGGCCGTCACCGTTCCTGCCCAGCGATCATCGTTCGCGTTCGTGCGCAGTGCCAGCCATTCGTTTTTCAGCCGCCATTCGGGCCTGTTCGAAAAGCGTCGTCTGGCCGGCCGGATCCGGGATTGCCACGGCGACCTGCGTTGCGATCATATCTATTTTACCGACGATGGCATCCAGATTATCGACTGTATCGAATTCAGCTCCCAACTGCGCATTCTGGATGTGATCTGCGACCTGGCGTTTCTGGTCATGGATCTGGCCGCGCATGGTTTTGCCGATCTTTCCAGAACACTGGTACGGCGCTATGTCGAACTCACTGACGATCTGGGTGCACTGCCGTTGCTCGATTTCTACTGTTGCTACCGGGCCATGGTACGCTTCAAGGTCAGCTGCCTGCGCCTCAAAGAGCAGGGGGTGCCCGCTGCCGAGCGGAAAGCCCTGCAGCTGGCCGCAGCCGATTACCTCTCCATGGCCACAGGCTATGCCGCCACGTTTTCCCGTCCCACCCTGTGGCTGGTCTGCGGACTCCCCGCCACCGGCAAGAGCACCGTTGCCGCGGCCCTGGCAGAACTCTGGGATATCCCGGTGATCCGTTCGGATGTGGTCCGCAAAACCATTTTCGCCGACGACCGTACCGCACCGGGCACAGCGCCCTTTGAAAAGGGAATTTACTCCGCCCAGGCCACTGAAATGACCTATCGCGAAGTGCTTGCCCTGGCCGAAGAACTTCTCAAAAAGGGCCTGAGCGTGATTGTCGACGCCACCTTCAGCCGCCGCATGCAGCGCAACTGTGCCTTGCGACTGGCTGAGGCTATCCAGGTGACAGCCGTATTCGTGGAGTGCCGGGCCACCGAATCGATTATTGCCGACCGCCTGCGCAAGCGGGAATCGGAACCGTCGGTCTCGGACGCCCGCCTGATCCATCTGGACGCCTTCCTAAGCCGTTTCGAGCCATTTCAACCGATGGCCAATGCCAAACACATTGTGGTGGACACCGCCGTGTCACCGGCCCTGAGTCTGCGTCAGATCGTGCTGGCCGATGCGCTGTGGGACCACCCCACCCGTCAAGGAGGCCCCCATGTTTAA
- a CDS encoding response regulator, translating into MMASQPIRNDRVPSVLIADDDVLILELLSEGFEIHGCRVFKAENGVDAWAVFNREPIDLVLTDIRMPGLDGAQLSHRIRKRSPMVKIAVMTGGDADAATDLLKAGTADYYFQKPFNLIGVCSSLVPAAKSVCS; encoded by the coding sequence ATGATGGCCAGCCAGCCCATTCGTAACGACCGGGTCCCATCGGTGCTGATCGCCGACGACGATGTACTCATTCTGGAACTGCTTTCGGAAGGCTTTGAAATCCACGGTTGCAGGGTTTTCAAAGCCGAAAATGGCGTCGATGCCTGGGCGGTGTTCAACAGGGAACCCATCGATCTCGTGTTGACCGATATTCGCATGCCGGGCCTGGATGGCGCCCAATTGTCCCATCGCATAAGGAAACGGTCGCCCATGGTTAAAATAGCGGTGATGACCGGCGGCGATGCCGATGCCGCCACCGATCTCCTCAAAGCGGGCACGGCCGACTACTATTTCCAAAAGCCGTTCAACCTGATCGGTGTGTGTTCGTCTCTGGTGCCGGCGGCAAAATCCGTTTGTTCCTAG
- a CDS encoding TonB-dependent receptor domain-containing protein, translating into MRLFTRATALWMVWLGCVLGIGINGVFAAEATIGTADAAWVSKVVSLQGGVLAKRMHESDWRPVSLNDTFFVGDQIRVGANSRAGIVLSNDAVLRLDQLTTMVFTEIEKPATFVLELLRGAANFFSHRPRSLKIITPFVNGVVEGTEFFVRVDAGQTRMDLFHGRILAENDYGRLHLEKGQGIRVPAGSAPQRQILVQPRDSVQWALYYPPVPDLALARRSEAVAASKALFDRGRTREALERLEPVGEADWDAGFHVYRAGLLLHVGRVAEAGADIRRARQLDPQNGDAVALQSVVAVVQNRTAEALELAWQAVALAPESPVARIALSHARQADFDLPGALQAAEAAVARAPQSGLARARLAELRLSMGELETGVAAAQKAVEIDPDTAHAHTVLGFAHLMRIRTEAARRAFERAIALDSAAPLPRLGLGLADIRDGDLEKGRPEIEIAAGLDPGSALIRSYLGKAYFDEKRGPMDGQQFGIAKALDPNDPTAWFYDAIRKQTENRPVEALRDLQTSIERNGNRAVYRSRLMLDEDLAARNASLGRIYDDLGFEQMALNQGAKSVNTDPGDFSGHRFLADSYANLRRHEIARASELLQSQLLQPLNVTPLQPQLGSTDLLVLEGAGPASPAFNEFNPLFVSDGVNLQTSGIVGGNDTLGDEMMLSGLYQNLSLSLGQFHYETDGWRENNDLTQDVYNVFAQAVLSPQVSVQAEYRVEDTERGDLRMLFDPGLFNATKRWDQKRESLRIGGKVQLSRNDTLIASLIHSDWRQNVTDSSEAISSVAQIFTDQELVDDAEAYSGEIQYLRQASRFNLIVGAGHLNQDRTVDYNNTITTILQSPFLSLPPVVTKSTTSQNQDARHTSGYVYTHIKPRENLTLTLGVSYDDYNSDSVDEHKLHPKAGVAWSPNRIVTLRAAWFQAIKRPFAIDQTLEPTQVAGFNQIFDDASGAETERYGVGLDARFSDRVFGGVELSWRDLDFQALSTTTTDATTLDQQEALHRLYLYWTPTDRLALSLEGFYERFENPDLDPEELTTWRLPLSVSYFFPNGFSVKTTASFVDQEVTPFADRSQGDDFWVVDLLLGYRLPKRWGTATLGIKNLFDQSFNFQDVNFATEEPTTPLYQPERLIFGQVTVSF; encoded by the coding sequence ATGAGACTTTTTACGAGAGCAACGGCATTGTGGATGGTCTGGTTGGGTTGCGTGCTGGGCATTGGAATCAACGGCGTGTTCGCTGCCGAGGCGACCATCGGGACTGCCGATGCCGCCTGGGTGAGCAAAGTGGTTTCTCTTCAGGGGGGCGTGCTGGCCAAACGGATGCATGAATCCGACTGGCGGCCGGTCAGCCTGAACGACACGTTCTTTGTGGGCGACCAGATCCGGGTCGGGGCCAACAGCCGGGCCGGTATCGTCTTGAGCAACGATGCCGTGCTGCGCCTGGACCAGCTAACCACCATGGTGTTTACCGAAATCGAGAAGCCGGCCACCTTCGTGCTGGAGCTGCTGCGGGGCGCGGCGAATTTTTTTAGCCACCGGCCGCGCAGCCTGAAGATCATCACCCCCTTTGTCAACGGGGTGGTCGAGGGCACGGAGTTCTTTGTCCGGGTGGATGCCGGCCAGACCCGCATGGACCTGTTCCACGGCCGTATTTTGGCCGAGAACGATTATGGCCGCCTGCATCTGGAAAAAGGGCAGGGCATCCGGGTGCCGGCCGGCAGCGCCCCCCAACGGCAGATCCTGGTGCAGCCGCGGGACAGCGTGCAGTGGGCCCTGTACTATCCGCCCGTGCCGGACTTGGCGTTGGCCCGGCGTTCGGAGGCGGTGGCCGCGTCCAAGGCCCTGTTCGACCGGGGCCGGACCCGGGAGGCCCTCGAACGCCTGGAACCGGTGGGCGAGGCTGACTGGGATGCCGGTTTCCACGTTTACCGCGCCGGACTGCTGCTGCACGTGGGCCGGGTGGCCGAAGCCGGGGCCGATATCCGCCGGGCCCGGCAGCTGGATCCGCAAAACGGCGATGCCGTGGCCCTGCAATCCGTCGTCGCCGTGGTGCAGAACCGCACGGCCGAGGCCCTCGAATTGGCCTGGCAGGCCGTGGCGCTGGCGCCCGAATCGCCGGTTGCCCGGATCGCCCTCTCCCATGCCCGGCAGGCGGATTTCGATCTGCCCGGTGCCCTGCAGGCCGCCGAAGCCGCCGTGGCCCGCGCCCCGCAAAGTGGCCTGGCCCGGGCCCGCCTGGCCGAACTGCGCCTCTCGATGGGTGAATTGGAAACGGGGGTGGCCGCCGCGCAAAAGGCCGTGGAAATCGATCCCGACACGGCCCATGCCCATACCGTCCTGGGCTTCGCCCACCTGATGCGCATCCGGACCGAAGCGGCCCGCAGGGCCTTCGAGCGGGCCATTGCCCTGGATTCCGCCGCCCCCCTGCCGCGCCTGGGATTGGGATTGGCCGACATCCGTGACGGCGACCTGGAAAAAGGCCGGCCCGAGATCGAAATCGCCGCCGGCCTGGACCCCGGAAGTGCCCTGATCCGCAGCTACCTGGGCAAGGCCTACTTTGACGAAAAGCGCGGCCCCATGGACGGCCAGCAGTTCGGGATCGCCAAAGCCCTGGACCCAAACGATCCCACCGCCTGGTTTTACGACGCCATCCGCAAGCAGACCGAAAACCGCCCGGTGGAAGCCCTCCGGGACCTGCAGACGTCCATCGAACGCAACGGCAACCGCGCGGTTTACCGCTCCCGCCTGATGCTGGACGAGGATCTTGCGGCGCGCAACGCCAGCCTGGGGCGCATCTACGACGATCTGGGCTTCGAACAGATGGCCCTCAACCAAGGCGCGAAATCGGTCAACACCGACCCGGGCGACTTCTCCGGCCACCGCTTTCTGGCCGACAGCTACGCCAACCTGCGCCGCCACGAGATCGCCCGGGCCAGCGAACTGCTCCAGTCCCAGCTTCTGCAGCCCTTGAATGTCACCCCTCTGCAGCCCCAACTCGGTTCGACCGACCTGCTGGTGCTGGAAGGGGCCGGCCCGGCCAGCCCCGCCTTCAACGAGTTCAATCCCCTGTTCGTCAGCGACGGCGTCAACCTGCAGACCTCCGGCATTGTGGGCGGCAACGATACTTTGGGCGACGAGATGATGCTTTCCGGGCTTTACCAGAACCTCTCCCTGAGCCTGGGCCAGTTTCACTATGAAACCGACGGCTGGCGGGAAAACAACGACCTGACCCAGGATGTCTACAATGTTTTTGCCCAGGCCGTGCTCTCTCCCCAGGTCAGCGTTCAGGCGGAGTATCGGGTTGAGGATACCGAGCGGGGGGATTTGAGAATGCTGTTCGATCCGGGTCTATTTAACGCTACTAAGCGCTGGGATCAGAAAAGGGAGAGCCTTCGCATCGGCGGCAAGGTTCAGCTCAGCCGAAACGATACCCTCATCGCCTCCCTGATCCACAGCGACTGGCGTCAGAATGTCACGGACAGCTCTGAAGCCATTTCCTCGGTCGCGCAGATCTTCACGGACCAGGAACTGGTCGACGACGCCGAAGCCTACAGCGGCGAAATTCAATACCTGCGGCAGGCGTCCCGCTTCAACCTGATCGTCGGTGCCGGCCACCTGAACCAGGATAGAACCGTCGATTACAACAATACCATTACCACGATCCTGCAGTCGCCGTTTCTATCGCTGCCACCGGTAGTAACGAAAAGTACAACTTCACAAAACCAGGACGCCCGCCACACCAGCGGCTATGTCTACACCCACATCAAACCCAGGGAAAACCTCACCCTGACCCTGGGAGTCTCCTACGATGACTACAACAGCGACAGCGTGGACGAGCACAAGTTGCATCCCAAGGCCGGTGTCGCCTGGTCGCCCAACCGAATCGTCACCCTGCGTGCGGCCTGGTTCCAGGCCATCAAACGGCCCTTTGCCATCGACCAGACCCTCGAGCCCACCCAGGTGGCGGGCTTCAACCAGATTTTCGACGATGCCTCCGGTGCCGAAACCGAGCGTTACGGGGTTGGCCTGGACGCCCGGTTCAGCGACCGGGTTTTCGGCGGTGTGGAGCTTTCCTGGCGGGATCTTGACTTCCAAGCGCTTAGCACCACAACAACTGATGCTACGACACTGGATCAGCAGGAAGCCCTGCACCGCCTCTACCTGTACTGGACCCCCACGGACCGGCTCGCATTGAGCCTGGAGGGGTTCTACGAAAGATTCGAGAACCCGGATTTGGACCCTGAGGAGCTGACCACTTGGCGGCTGCCGCTCTCCGTGAGCTACTTTTTCCCCAACGGTTTTTCCGTTAAGACAACCGCCAGTTTTGTGGACCAGGAAGTGACGCCGTTCGCGGATCGCAGCCAGGGCGACGACTTCTGGGTGGTGGATCTGTTACTGGGCTACCGCCTGCCCAAACGCTGGGGTACGGCGACGCTCGGGATCAAGAACCTGTTCGACCAATCCTTCAACTTCCAGGATGTCAATTTCGCAACCGAGGAACCCACGACGCCCCTGTACCAGCCGGAGCGTCTGATCTTCGGCCAGGTCACCGTGTCGTTTTAG